The sequence AAAATTCTGCATGTACTTGATAAATTGCCTtaattttcttattaaaaaatGTTGAAACTAGTTGAATGGAAGTAATGAAACAGGCATTCGTGAACATTGTAGAGCttacagtacaaacacaatatTCAACAAACTTTAGGCTTTACAGTCCCTTTGGAAagtcttcagaccccttgacttttttcaaaaaaaattatgttacagccttattcaaaaattcaatctacactcaataccccacaatatgaaagcaaaaacaggtttagaaatgtttgctaatttattacaaaaacaaaactgaaatatcacatttacataagtgttcagaccctttactcagtacttttttgatgcacctttagcagcaattacagccttgagtcttcctgggtatgacactacaagcatggcacacatgtatttgggaagtttctcccattcttttctgcagatcctctcaagctctgtcaggttggatggggagcattgatgcacagctattttcaggtctctccagaaatgcttgaccgggttcaagtccgggctctggctgggccactcaaggacattttgagacttgtcccgaatccactcctgcattgtcttggctgtgtgcatagggtcgttgacctgttggaaggtgcaccttcgccccagtttgaggtcccgagcgctctggagcaggttttcatcaaggatctgtttgtactttgctccgttcatttttcctgactagtctcccaaaaaaaaaaaaactattttcgcattatgggttgttgtgtgtagattgctgaggatttgtttaatttaatccattttagaataaagccgTAATGTAAACatttttggaaaaagtcaaggcgtctcaatacttcccgaaggcactgtatatattatatatcacaCACTGTCTCGATGCAATATTCTACTCAGGAATATTCAACACTGAAATCTGTAACTCTTGTTATACCAAATGCACCTCTGTTTCTTTTCTGCTGACAACAATAAATGAATCTTTGTCTTTAATGTAAGGTTTGATCTAAACTTTGAGCATAATGGTTACTTTCTATGTTATAGAATGGAAtgttttttctgctggtgtattctgaggtagctcctctctgagaaaCTTTTCCCGCAGTGCGTACAGGCAAACGACCTCGCtcccgtgtggaccttcaggtgcatcttcaaatggtgctggtgggagaacctcttctcacactgagGGCAactgtagggtttctcccctgtgtggaccctctggtgcctttTCAGGCTGGAGGAGTGGGAGAAACTAGCCCGGCACAGGTGGCAGCCGAATGGTTTCTCCCCCGTGTGGACCCTCTGATGCCTTTTTAGGTCACCAGTCTGGGCAAAACGCAtctgacactgggtacagctgaagggtttctcccctgtgtggaccctctggtggatctccaccttctggaggcagctgaagcctttgttacagaacatgcagaggaaccgtttATCTTTACTATTGCCTGATGTTGCTTCCCCTCCCTGAGCCTGGGCTCTAGCCCTGTCATTTGAGCCGTGTGGGTCGGAAGGTCCCATCGACATGGACACTGGGTCGCCATCCCTGAATGTGTGTAAAGTGCAGTGGTTTGTGACATTTGGATTTGTCTCTAAGCTTTCCCTGTAATCTAAGAAATCTCTGCCCTGTGAGTGTCCGTCTCCAAGGTGACGATCTCCATTCCGTGTGGGAGGAGTGTCGCCCTCCACTTTCACTTCATCTACGACCAGACcctcccctttcttatctaggcacccttcatagtatacactactactgtaccggttccagtcccctctagacatatcagtctgtgtctctaaacCCAAGGGCATGTTGCCAGGGTCCAGCTCTGTAGAGTAAGAACAAGACGGATCATCACTGCCTGTGTCTAACGGGTCACGATCACCATCTCCACAGGAATGATCCGTCATCTGGCTCTGACGAAATAATGGTAAGTACTCTGAGCCAGGAACAGCAGGACAGCCCAGTGGCCCCAGCCtcagtctctctgggtctgacCTGTGGTCAGATCCTGTGTGTAAAAGCCTTTTGGTTACAGTTAaagtctctttgtctgtctcggACTTGAGGACGGCGTTCGGCATTCCACTGACTGCCGTGATGCTGCGTCTGGTCCTGGGCTGGGGCATAGCGGTGGTGGAGTGGTCCCCCGTGTCTACAGTCTGGATTTCTCTGCTGTGTTGTGGGTCGTCTCCTTCAGTCCTCTCCTGCTTGACCAGACACGATCCTCCAGTACCTGCAGCCTCTCCATCTGCAGACTGACAAGAAGAGAGGAGGTTATTACCGGTACATGAGTTGAATTGGATAACAATGTCGTAGGTGTTGAGATAATAGTCATAATACCAACCCAGAGATGGCGCTAGTGGGGCACATATCTAGGATAGATAAACAGGTGCATTATGAGTGTCTGATTAGGATGTCGTGACCTGCAACGTGTAACACCCGAGTAAAGGATTATGATCGGAACTTATTTAAACACTCTGATGTGAGTTactcacatatacagttgaagtcggaagtttacatacaccttagccaactacatttaaactcagtttttcacaaattctggcatttaatcctagtaaaaattacctgtcttaggtcagttaggatcaccactttattttaagaatgtgaaatgtcagattaaaagtagagaatgatttcagcttttatttatttcatcacattcccagtgggtcagaagtttacatacactcaattagtatttggtagcattgcctttaaattgtttaacttgggtcaaacgtttcgactagccttccacaagcttcccacaataagttgggtgaattttggcacattcctcctgacagagctggtataactgagtcaggtttgtaggccttcttgctcgcacacgctttttcagttctgcccacaaattttctataggattgaggtcagggctttgtgatggccactccaatacctttactttgttgtccttaagccattttgccacaactttggaagtctgcttggggtcattgtccatttggaagacacccctccccccttttcctcaaaATATAatgacggtcattatggccaaacagttctatttttgtttcatcagaccagaggacatttctccaaaaagtatgatctttgtccctatgtacagttgcaaaccgtagtctggcttttcttatggtggttttggagtagtggcttcttctttgctgagcggccttcaagttatgtcgatataggactcattttactgtggatatagatacttttgtacccgtttcctccagcatcttcacaaggtcctttgctgttgttctgggattgatttgcacttttcgtaccaaagtacattcatctctaggggacagaatgagtctccttccagagcggtatgacggctgcgtggtcccatggtgtttatacttgcacagatgaacgtggtaccttcaagcgtttgtaaattgctcccaaggatgaaccagacttgtgcaggtctacatgGGAAGAATGTGAATACCCTCTGGATGGTGTGGGCAGGACACATAATGAGGAGATGGGGAAGACCCCACCAGGGCAGTTCTCTGCCGACCGTGCCTCCACAATTTCAAGAGGAcgtggaagaggaaggagaggcccTGAGGCTCCCAGAGGTGCTCAACCTTCCAGAATTGCCCAATATGCTACCACTGCGCCAAACTAGGGCAAGAAAGGGAAAAAGTGTTGATAATGTAAATAGGTATATTCACTGTGGTATTAAAATGGTATGAAGTGCTCAAGCTAATTCCATATGAAAAGGAAGGTGTTGAGATAATGGGCATAATACCAACCCAGAGAAGGCGTTAGCGGGACACCTAGCAAGGATAGATCAATctatcaaatttgattggtcacatacacattctgAAATAGACAGGCCACATTTGAGTTACAAAGTAATTGTAATTTTCAATGCAACACTGTTACACTAACCTCTATCATGATAAcatgctgggttgaggttccactcccctcatcaagAGTGATTTgttggtcatctctccatgtattgtgccccgctggcttcacaaagttcctgtggcctccagtgagatgtccttcaccCGAGAAAGTGATTGGAGGAAAAGAGGTGGTTCGGTTAGCTACTGTTAATGTATATTGTACACTATTGATGCTGTCTAGAATTGGCAAGGTAACACTTCTCATAACTACTTGATATACTATTAATTGATTGATGTAGGCCGATTATGTTCCATGCATCACATTGTTTTCAATTAGTAAACAATAAGAAATACAGTAAATAAAGGATCTGGTTACAATATGATATTGTGTCTTTGCGCAAGGTAGTTAAGTAATCAGGAGAATTATTGCATTCTATCCAAAAACTGACCAAGACCAAATTCTGGGTTACACATCTGAACACGTGCAGAGGGAAAAGGGGCAACAGGCACTGAGCTATATATGAACGGCGACCTGCTCCGCAGCCTCCTACAAAATGTACCCcttgccattcctctgtatcggtcaaggatcttgacactactgggacgactggCGAGGACGCGCTCTCGCATTGTTCTCTCTGCGCGCTCCCGTGACACCTTCATTTCCAGTAGTTTCCTCCGCAAtcccctgttttctttctggctttgagttatttccaaacgaaacactgcatagtcgtcgtctacgagtttacagatctctgccacggctgtATTTGCTagcacctccatgatggaggctatttgagtgtgaaaaaccatacagttagccattgttagcagCTAGCGATACCAAGATAACGTCTAACAACCAAGTCCTGTCTCTAACGCGAATTAAATAATAGATGGGGAATGTGATGCTGCGCAGTTAAATTAACCATATTTTGAGTTCCATGGTATTTATAAATGTCCAAATAACAATGAAAAACCGCTCATGTGTAAATTGTTCTTGGTCATAGTTTACTTCCGTACATACTGTAGAGAAAGGATGTTATTAGTTGGTGTCTTCTTCGTGTGGCTTTCCAGCAGACTAGACGCTGTGTTACTTATTGCTGCCTTTCGCAGCTCGGAGGGTGGATTGCACCTttttggttaaaaaaataataataatgggaAAATCATCAAGGTCACTGTTGCTTCTACATTTATAAAGTTTTATCATAAATTACTGGTCCCCtccccatgtcaaacacttggattcattATTAAGGGGTAAGGTGACATCACCTTAACTGTCATTTTCATACAACATGATATTCTCTTATCTAATTTAAATAAGGACTGTGTAACCAACACCAGAAAAAGCGTGTTTGCAGAGGAGCGTGGTTTATATTGCTATATAGCTACTCCACTGGTGCCAAAATTGGACAGTGAGGTGTCAGCAAATATAATTGAAAGTTTACCCTATTCATCTATTGGCTGTGCCTGGGGGTAGCTAGTTACGGTCTAGCTAGTTCTTCAGCCTGCATGGAACATAAGGGTTGTTCAAAACTCAAACGCAGTTGTCAGGTCAACACACCCGTCAGTGCTGCTGTGAACTGCATCACGAGAGACATGCCAAACGGGAGATGTTTTACAAAAAAACTGAGATGATTTTACAGCAACACTTCTCCCTGCATCTAAGTTGCTTGATATAGGTGTTTCAAAGGGCTGTCAGTCAAGGCAAGCTCATTAATATAAGCTCCCCACACACCCAACCTGTCTTTTCTAACTTCCTGGTAGTTAGTTAAAAAATACGTTTCAGAATGACTGTTCAGGACCTCTAAATtgcaccaccatctaaccctacaccgACCCACTCTCCCCAAAAACCCACCACCCCATCAAACTACTTTGGCCCTAAGAGATCCTACATCTGGCCGTCAGCCTTGGAGGATGGAACCCCTTCTCTCAAAACTCCCTGTACATTATCTGCACTAAAATCTCTCACACCCAAATATTTCTCTGCTGCTGCAACTACCACATCTATCCTCTGTGATTTCTACAAGCAGGAAATCCAACCTGACAAAATCTCATACTCTCTGGAGCTCTCCCTTTAGGCCTACTCACTAGGGGGCTCCCAGTCAAATCACTCACCTCTACTCTCTTCCCTGCCTCAGCATAGGAAACTTTCCTCCCAACTCGAACTCTGGCAATCTCAACCTGTCTCTGAGGGTGCTTCGGATCCCCAGCTGCATGAGCGCCCCCACAGTTGACATACAATGCTTTCTCTATCCCAACTGTACACTCCTTATGACTATTCCCTCCTACACATTTCTCACATTGTGTGATATCCCTTCTACACACTGATGCAACATGTTTGAATCCTTGGCACCTAAAGCACCGTAGCGGGCTCAGAACATAGGCCCTCATAGAATAGCAAATATAACCTAACCTGACCTTATCAGGTAGAAACTCTGTCAAAGCTCAACAAGATAGACGATATTCTCAGTCTCACCATTGCCACTGGGTTTACAGTACGTCTCACCAAATAGCGGGCGTCACAAACtctacaaatatatattttcctttgatccacctctacacgcAACACTACCCCACTGATCACCCCTTTGAGCGGCTCCCTGTTCCAGAGAGCAAAGCATGACAGAGGTTGAGCCCTGAGCAGCGAAGCATCCGCTTCCTCTGGGTGGAGGATGCACACAAAAAATCCCACCAGTCCAAAATCTATTCCGGTAGGCTTCACAAGGCAAATATTGTAAGTCTACCACTTAATTCTGGTCTACCTCACCACTGCTAATGTTTTCTTGGGGGAAGGGGGTGTTATACAAAAGAGGGACAGTATATTATTTATGAATAGAACAGACCAATTCAGAGGGGGAAAATAGTTACACTTCAATTACAATATTTTGTGTATGCCAGCACACTAAAAAATAAGTCTGTTTCATGTGAGAAAgatgctcaactgagggacttaGTAATCCAaaaaaccctctaaccctaagaCACTAAACATGATAACTATAATATGTCAGCTAAAGAATGGTTCCCAGATATCTCCTGTTTACATCTTAAGCCACACTGCTATGATTTCTCCCCGTTGTGAACACTCCTATGTCTGATAAGGTTACTTGGGAAGGAGAAGCTCTTGTAACACAGTTTGCACTTGAAGGGCCTCTCCTTGGTGTGAACGGTCTAGTGCCTCTTCACATAAGTCACCTCAGTGAAGCGCTTCCCACACGTGGGGCAGGCATATGGCTTGTCAGCATCCGTCCTAATGCCCGGCTTCCCACGTTGTGATCCAATGACGTCAGAGGATGTAGAAGCAGGAGCCACCACCCTCAGGTGGTTAGTCTTTGAGCTCCCTCCTTGACCTCTAGTCATTGTTTGGGTGTTGTTAGGACTGTGTGATGTGTTATAGGCTAGGTACCTCTTGTGGTGAATGTccatcctgaccctgtctgtATTGGACCCAGGTCCAGGCTTTCTATGAACCCAGTCACCAGATGAGATCCTGAAGGAGATAGACTACCGCCAGGAGGGTCTCCTACCACTCTCTGTGAAGGCTGAAGCCCAGGGTGACCTGCTCTGTTCatcatggatactgtggtgtttgtATCATAGGAACAGGAAGGTCTATCTCTATCAGACCCAGGCCCTGCTTCATCCCTGCACTAAGACTGTGAAGAGAAGGGTCTGGGCTGCAGACTGGATCCTTGACTggagccttgatcagggaggtgttTCTTACAGAATAAATATGAAAAGCATATTCATAAACATGGTAGCAATTAAAATGGGAACAGTTAGGTGCTGATAGGACCATTATCAGACCAAAGTTGAGGACACAACATTTCACGTGATACAAGACTGAATCCCAAAATCACTATTTTACATTTACTGCACTTTTCACCGCATTTGTTGAtaatgaaatctgaaaatactctggatacattcattaatatgataagaatattcctggaaaatgtggggtaaGTGCAACATAAGACCAAACAATGACAAGGGTTTAAGTGAGGACTAACTGGtgacacctctccaaagtgtgcacagttcctaagtaatttcaTGACACAAAGTCTTCAACTATCAGGTGCTTTTTTGAGCTCCTAGCTGTGccattgaggaactagagcaaacagacttgtagttgttttgtttggaacacagccctgcatccccgacatcacacaattactgttgtttacaCTATCCAAAAACAGCCCATTAAAAATTTCAGTCTGGGTCAGGTaagcatcatttgaaagcttgttctattgccaacatgaggTACAATCTTAGTGTTAAGGTTTCACAGGGCAATTCAGAGAAACGGGTTGTAATTGTATAGATATAGAAAGGAGTTGGGTGCATTCAGGTGTGTGTTTCGTGacaaattttcttcacaatagacagactcattctgttcagaacaacccagggtatgatgcCATGTCATCTAGTaaatgtacatcaaacatagtgatcataaatgtTCACAGTGTTTATGACATGAATTTGATGACATGGAAATGTGAAGAGCACGTCTGGATTCACAGGTTTTTGACTTGCAAGTTTGACATCAAagcagtatttattataatcctcaacgtctcatctttcagaATACATTGAGacctcttaatttacagcatttccctcagaaaacaaaacatctgcaaaagttgcccaattagagggagggatgggggcaacttcttgtAGCGtgtggtgctcaagttcagaatagCTGTCATTCAAAACCCATCCAGCGCTGTGAAGCACAGAGCCTGAGCTCTTGACATCATTTACAGCATTTTACTGTACAGACAATGCTTATCATTTTTTTGGGTttacccccctttttctccccattttcgtgatatccaattacgatcttgtaTCATCGCTCCAACTCCACAACGGGCTCTGGAGGGGTGAAGGTCAAGTcaagcgtcctccgaaacatgacccaccaaactgtgcttcttaacacccgcccgcttaacccagaagtcacttgcaccaatgtgtcggaggaaacactgctcAACTGacaaccgaggtcagcctgcaggtgcccggcctgccacaaggagtcgctagagcc is a genomic window of Oncorhynchus tshawytscha isolate Ot180627B linkage group LG11, Otsh_v2.0, whole genome shotgun sequence containing:
- the LOC121847793 gene encoding zinc finger protein 250-like, with translation MRSVTLPILDSINSVQYTLTVANRTTSFPPITFSGEGHLTGGHRNFVKPAGHNTWRDDQQITLDEGSGTSTQHVIMIESADGEAAGTGGSCLVKQERTEGDDPQHSREIQTVDTGDHSTTAMPQPRTRRSITAVSGMPNAVLKSETDKETLTVTKRLLHTGSDHRSDPERLRLGPLGCPAVPGSEYLPLFRQSQMTDHSCGDGDRDPLDTGSDDPSCSYSTELDPGNMPLGLETQTDMSRGDWNRYSSSVYYEGCLDKKGEGLVVDEVKVEGDTPPTRNGDRHLGDGHSQGRDFLDYRESLETNPNVTNHCTLHTFRDGDPVSMSMGPSDPHGSNDRARAQAQGGEATSGNSKDKRFLCMFCNKGFSCLQKVEIHQRVHTGEKPFSCTQCQMRFAQTGDLKRHQRVHTGEKPFGCHLCRASFSHSSSLKRHQRVHTGEKPYSCPQCEKRFSHQHHLKMHLKVHTGARSFACTHCGKSFSERSYLRIHQQKKHSIL